From the Diospyros lotus cultivar Yz01 chromosome 13, ASM1463336v1, whole genome shotgun sequence genome, one window contains:
- the LOC127788499 gene encoding probable serine/threonine-protein kinase PBL3, with product MGNCLDSSARVDAANSPNTNNGISKTTSKTGTYSARSSLTLISYSEKSAETLPTPRSEGEILSSSNAKPFSFNELRNATRNFRPDSLLGEGGFGYVFKGWIDEHTTAAAKPGSGIVVAVKKLKPEGFQGHKEWLTEVNYLGQLHHPNLVKLIGYCSEGDNRLLVYEFMPKGSLENHLFRRGPQPLPWATRMKVAIGAAKGLCFLHDAEEQVIYRDFKASNILLDADFNAKLSDFGLAKAGPTGDRTHVSTQVMGTHGYAAPEYVATGRLTAKSDVYSFGVVLLELLSGRRAVDKSKSGVEQNLVGWAKPYLDDKRKLFRIMDTKLGGQYPQKGAHGAATLALQCLCTEAKLRPRMSEVLARLEQLQAPKNAGKYEQPALSHPIPRSAMRRPRSPMNLTPSASPLRLSHRQSPRVR from the exons ATGGGCAACTGCTTAGATTCTTCTGCGAGAGTTGATGCTGCTAATAGCCCCAATACAAATAATG GGATCTCAAAAACTACTAGCAAAACTGGCACTTATTCAGCTCGTTCCAGCCTTACATTAATATCTTACAGTGAAAAGAGTGCTGAAACTCTTCCTACTCCCCGATCTGAAGGGGAAATATTGTCTTCTTCTAATGCGAAACCCTTCTCCTTTAATGAGTTAAGGAATGCCACCAGAAACTTCCGTCCCGACAGTCTTCTTGGTGAAGGAGGCTTTGGATATGTTTTCAAAGGATGGATCGATGAACACACTACTGCCGCTGCTAAACCTGGATCTGGTATTGTCGTTGCAGTAAAGAAGCTTAAACCTGAGGGTTTTCAGGGCCATAAGGAGTGGCTG ACAGAAGTTAACTATCTTGGCCAACTTCATCACCCAAATCTGGTTAAACTTATTGGCTACTGCTCAGAGGGTGACAACCGGCTATTGGTTTATGAGTTTATGCCAAAAGGGAGCTTGGAAAATCATCTGTTTCGAA GAGGACCTCAGCCACTTCCCTGGGCAACAAGGATGAAAGTGGCAATAGGTGCAGCTAAAGGCCTCTGCTTTCTGCATGATGCCGAAGAGCAAGTCATTTATCGTGATTTTAAGGCTTCGAACATCCTTCTAGATGCG GACTTCAACGCGAAACTGTCCGACTTTGGCTTGGCTAAGGCTGGACCAACCGGTGATAGGACACACGTTTCGACTCAAGTAATGGGCACTCATGGCTATGCCGCACCCGAGTATGTTGCTACAG GTCGGCTGACGGCAAAGAGCGACGTATACAGCTTCGGGGTTGTGTTGCTGGAACTACTGTCCGGGCGCCGGGCTGTTGACAAATCAAAATCCGGTGTGGAACAGAATCTAGTGGGATGGGCAAAGCCATACTTGGACGATAAACGAAAACTGTTCAGGATCATGGACACAAAGTTGGGGGGTCAGTACCCCCAAAAAGGGGCTCATGGCGCGGCCACCCTTGCCTTGCAGTGCCTGTGCACCGAGGCCAAACTCCGGCCACGTATGTCAGAGGTATTGGCAAGACTAGAACAGCTCCAGGCGCCCAAAAATGCAGGCAAGTACGAGCAGCCGGCTCTTTCTCATCCCATCCCTAGATCAGCCATGAGACGCCCCCGTTCGCCGATGAATCTGACGCCGTCCGCCTCCCCGTTGCGGTTGTCCCACCGGCAGTCGCCCCGCGTAAGATGA